A genome region from Crossiella equi includes the following:
- a CDS encoding acyltransferase family protein: MTTLTATRQHVAALDGLRGLAVAGVLLFHAGHLTGGFLGVDLFFALSGYLITDLLLREARTTGTVALTAFWGRRVRRLGPALVLLLVAVTLLTWAFDANLLRTALSDGPWAQFNLVNWHLLGEHAAYWDRFGPGRVFGHLWSIAVEEQFYLLWPLVVLGLARFSRRLDRDVTVAAVLVSAVSVTLMVLLAGPDTSRVYTGTDTRAFSLMLGALAATEPVRRLVGGRVPWWLPGLPLVVFWLVASDAPWLYPGGLFLHSLLSALLVLACAQRPVPVLAWPPLRWLGGISYGLYLWHWPVYLLLSPERTGLSGWPWTVLVVAVSVLAAVLSKHLVEDPLRYRVYRAGPALTAVVMASVLAFWFVVPRPATATVDTGGLGRGVESANGPRLAKVLYMGDSIAAGLSLPVAEALKASGVAMTSIAADGGGGVVGPLAETTWADLPSTLARERPTAVVYQVTTYDWGSEAEQRAGYQRLVEVARGHGARVVFVGMPPIRADEFYAARLPELNRANQVVASLPEAIFLDSAPLWGPDYQGRAPDGIHACPQGAARFTGWLLTGLAAHFSGLRPVAPEAWANTGWAADKRFQGC, encoded by the coding sequence ATGACAACTCTGACCGCGACCCGGCAGCACGTGGCCGCCCTGGACGGGTTGCGCGGGCTGGCCGTGGCCGGGGTGCTGCTCTTCCACGCGGGCCACCTGACCGGCGGTTTCCTCGGCGTGGACCTGTTCTTCGCGCTCTCCGGCTACCTGATCACCGACCTGCTGCTGCGCGAGGCCCGCACCACCGGCACCGTCGCCCTCACCGCGTTCTGGGGCAGGCGGGTGCGCCGGCTCGGGCCCGCACTGGTCCTGCTGCTGGTCGCGGTGACGCTGCTGACCTGGGCGTTCGACGCCAACCTGCTGCGCACCGCGTTGTCGGACGGGCCGTGGGCGCAGTTCAACCTGGTGAACTGGCACCTGCTCGGCGAGCACGCCGCCTACTGGGACCGGTTCGGCCCGGGGCGGGTGTTCGGGCACCTGTGGAGCATCGCGGTGGAGGAGCAGTTCTACCTGCTCTGGCCCCTGGTGGTGCTCGGGCTGGCCCGGTTCTCCCGGCGGCTGGACCGCGATGTCACGGTGGCCGCGGTGCTCGTCTCGGCGGTGTCGGTGACGCTGATGGTGCTGCTCGCGGGCCCGGACACCAGCCGCGTGTACACCGGCACCGACACCCGCGCGTTCTCGCTGATGCTCGGCGCGCTGGCGGCCACCGAACCCGTGCGGCGCCTGGTCGGCGGCCGCGTGCCGTGGTGGCTGCCGGGGCTGCCGCTGGTGGTGTTCTGGCTGGTCGCCTCGGACGCGCCGTGGCTGTACCCGGGCGGGTTGTTCCTGCACTCGCTGCTGTCCGCGCTGCTCGTACTGGCCTGCGCGCAGCGCCCGGTGCCGGTGCTGGCGTGGCCGCCGCTGCGCTGGCTGGGCGGCATCTCCTACGGCCTGTACCTGTGGCACTGGCCGGTGTACCTGCTGCTCTCGCCGGAGCGCACCGGTCTGTCCGGGTGGCCGTGGACCGTGCTCGTGGTGGCGGTGTCGGTGCTGGCGGCCGTGCTGTCCAAGCACCTGGTGGAGGATCCGCTGCGCTACCGCGTCTACCGCGCCGGGCCCGCGCTCACCGCCGTGGTGATGGCCTCGGTGCTGGCGTTCTGGTTCGTGGTGCCGCGTCCGGCCACGGCCACCGTGGACACCGGCGGGCTGGGCCGGGGCGTGGAGTCGGCGAACGGGCCGCGGCTGGCGAAGGTGCTGTACATGGGCGACTCGATCGCGGCCGGGCTGTCCCTGCCGGTGGCCGAGGCGCTCAAGGCGAGCGGGGTGGCCATGACCTCGATCGCCGCCGACGGCGGGGGCGGGGTGGTCGGCCCGCTCGCGGAGACCACCTGGGCCGACCTGCCGTCCACGCTGGCCAGGGAGCGGCCGACCGCGGTCGTCTACCAGGTCACCACCTACGACTGGGGCAGCGAGGCCGAGCAGCGCGCCGGGTACCAGCGCCTGGTGGAGGTGGCCCGGGGGCACGGGGCGCGGGTGGTGTTCGTCGGGATGCCGCCGATCCGGGCGGATGAGTTCTACGCCGCGCGCCTGCCCGAGCTGAACCGCGCCAACCAGGTCGTCGCGTCGCTGCCGGAGGCGATCTTCCTGGACAGCGCGCCGCTGTGGGGCCCGGACTACCAGGGCCGCGCCCCGGACGGCATCCACGCCTGCCCGCAAGGCGCGGCGCGGTTCACCGGCTGGCTGCTGACCGGCCTGGCCGCGCACTTCTCCGGGCTGCGCCCGGTCGCGCCGGAGGCCTGGGCCAACACCGGCTGGGCCGCGGACAAGCGCTTCCAGGGCTGTTAG
- a CDS encoding sensor histidine kinase: MTGLRPRLVAAFVLVTACGAVAATWASAAAASSALVAETQRRLAEELTSQVAGIAPSLDYPPERADLDRLRGLLGEQVLVSYRDRSAGAAEVPEALRQAVRDRQRLVHQRVPGPRLVLGLPIIHTGLDGTRTPSGVEVYAVRDLAPVRAQLGALTSAAAWTSAIALPVAVLLALLVTRGVLRPVREVRDITRRLSAGDLDARLAVRGRDELAELSGTVNQMADSLRDTVAELRRLESDARRFVADVSHELRTPLTTLSAVSEIMQAAAEGLPADARESADLATAETQRLVRLVEELVEVSRLDAGTAVLRLEEVDVRTAIQDCLRARDWLDRVVVHAPEPVTRRLDRRRLDVIIANLVGNALQHGTPPVELTLHRDRIEVTDHGPGLPEEVLPHVFTRFYKADPARTRADGSGLGLAIALANARLHGGTITAGNAGHGGAHFVLELPGEAG, translated from the coding sequence GTGACCGGGTTGCGCCCCCGCCTCGTCGCGGCGTTCGTACTGGTCACCGCATGCGGGGCGGTGGCCGCGACCTGGGCCAGCGCGGCGGCGGCCTCCTCCGCGCTGGTGGCCGAGACGCAGCGGCGGCTGGCCGAGGAGCTCACCAGCCAGGTGGCCGGGATCGCGCCCAGCCTGGACTACCCGCCGGAGCGGGCCGACCTGGACCGCCTGCGCGGCCTGCTGGGCGAACAGGTGCTGGTGTCCTATCGGGACCGCTCGGCCGGGGCGGCGGAGGTGCCCGAGGCGCTGCGCCAGGCCGTGCGCGACCGGCAGCGCCTGGTGCACCAGCGCGTGCCCGGGCCCCGGCTGGTGCTCGGCCTGCCGATCATCCACACCGGACTCGACGGCACCCGCACCCCGTCGGGCGTCGAGGTGTACGCGGTGCGCGACCTCGCGCCGGTGCGGGCGCAGCTGGGCGCGCTGACCTCGGCCGCGGCCTGGACCAGCGCGATCGCCCTGCCGGTGGCGGTGCTGCTCGCGCTGCTGGTCACCCGGGGGGTGCTGCGGCCGGTGCGCGAGGTCCGCGACATCACCCGGCGCCTGTCCGCCGGGGACCTGGACGCCCGGCTGGCGGTGCGCGGCCGGGACGAGCTGGCGGAGCTGAGCGGCACGGTCAACCAGATGGCCGACTCGCTGCGCGACACCGTCGCCGAGCTGCGCCGCCTGGAGTCCGACGCGCGGCGCTTCGTCGCCGACGTCTCGCACGAGCTGCGCACGCCCCTGACCACGCTGAGCGCGGTCAGCGAGATCATGCAGGCCGCCGCCGAGGGCCTGCCCGCCGACGCCCGTGAGTCCGCCGACCTGGCCACCGCGGAGACCCAGCGGCTGGTGCGCCTGGTCGAGGAGCTGGTGGAGGTCTCCCGCCTGGACGCGGGCACCGCCGTCCTGCGGCTGGAGGAGGTGGACGTGCGCACCGCGATCCAGGACTGCCTGCGCGCCCGCGACTGGCTGGACCGCGTCGTGGTGCACGCGCCGGAGCCGGTGACCAGGCGGCTGGACCGGCGACGGCTGGACGTGATCATCGCCAACCTGGTCGGCAACGCCCTCCAGCACGGCACCCCGCCGGTGGAGCTCACCCTGCACCGGGACCGGATCGAGGTCACCGACCACGGCCCCGGGCTGCCCGAGGAGGTGCTCCCGCACGTGTTCACCCGCTTCTACAAGGCCGACCCGGCCCGCACGCGCGCTGACGGCAGCGGGCTGGGCCTGGCGATCGCGCTGGCCAACGCCCGGCTGCACGGCGGCACCATCACGGCGGGCAACGCCGGGCACGGCGGCGCGCACTTCGTGCTGGAGCTGCCCGGGGAGGCCGGATGA
- a CDS encoding response regulator transcription factor, with amino-acid sequence MVSILLIEDDALVRRGLELALARHGHRVRVAASGEDGLREFAAAAPELVVLDLMLPGMDGFAVCARIRAAGTVPVIMLTARGDDFDVVGGLAAGADDYVVKPVRPAVLDARIRAVLRRGQPTAETPLVFGDLVVNAAAASVSRRGEPVPLTATELRLLLTLVQAPGRVFSRQQLLEAVWEHDYLGDSRLVDNCVQRLRAKVEDTPREPRYIQTVRGFGYRFGPL; translated from the coding sequence GTGGTGTCCATTCTGCTCATCGAGGACGACGCGCTGGTCCGCCGGGGTCTGGAGCTCGCGCTCGCCCGGCACGGCCATCGGGTGCGGGTGGCGGCCTCCGGTGAGGACGGGCTGCGCGAGTTCGCCGCGGCCGCACCCGAGCTCGTGGTGCTGGACCTGATGCTGCCCGGAATGGACGGTTTCGCGGTGTGCGCACGGATCCGGGCGGCGGGCACCGTCCCGGTGATCATGCTGACCGCGCGCGGCGACGACTTCGACGTGGTGGGCGGGCTGGCCGCCGGGGCCGACGACTACGTGGTCAAACCGGTGCGGCCCGCGGTCCTGGACGCCCGCATCCGCGCGGTGCTGCGGCGCGGGCAGCCCACCGCCGAGACGCCGCTGGTGTTCGGGGACCTGGTGGTCAACGCGGCCGCCGCCTCGGTGTCCCGGCGCGGCGAACCGGTCCCGCTCACCGCGACCGAGCTGCGGCTGCTGCTCACACTGGTCCAGGCGCCCGGGCGCGTGTTCAGCAGGCAGCAGCTGCTGGAGGCGGTGTGGGAGCACGACTACCTCGGCGACTCGCGCCTGGTGGACAACTGCGTGCAACGGCTGCGCGCCAAGGTCGAGGACACCCCGCGCGAACCCCGCTACATCCAGACCGTGCGCGGGTTCGGTTACCGGTTCGGACCGCTGTGA
- a CDS encoding TspO/MBR family protein, with amino-acid sequence MPKARPSPARQLGAGAVFLGAVTMAGTVGALSSITAADSLELNLPSWSPPSYLFGPIWLVLYLMIALSGWLVWRDVEDSATPITAYCVQLSLNAAWTPVFYGARLYGLAFLEVVLLFFAITATGWLFWRVHRPAALLLLPYWLYTAFACALNFAIWRMNPGL; translated from the coding sequence GTGCCGAAGGCCCGCCCGTCCCCAGCCCGCCAGCTCGGCGCGGGGGCGGTTTTCCTGGGGGCCGTCACCATGGCCGGGACGGTCGGGGCGCTGTCCAGCATCACGGCGGCGGACTCGCTGGAGCTCAACCTGCCGTCCTGGTCACCGCCCTCGTACCTGTTCGGGCCGATCTGGCTGGTGCTCTACCTGATGATCGCGCTGTCCGGCTGGCTGGTCTGGCGCGACGTCGAGGACTCCGCCACCCCGATCACCGCCTACTGCGTGCAGCTCTCGCTCAACGCCGCCTGGACCCCGGTCTTCTACGGCGCGCGCCTGTACGGGCTGGCGTTCCTGGAGGTGGTGCTGCTGTTCTTCGCCATCACCGCCACCGGCTGGCTGTTCTGGCGCGTGCACCGGCCCGCCGCGCTCCTGCTGCTGCCGTACTGGCTGTACACGGCCTTCGCCTGCGCGCTGAACTTCGCCATCTGGCGGATGAACCCCGGACTCTGA
- a CDS encoding chitosanase: MRFAVWQSRPVAVAVVVALGFGGAGASPALAQGVGSAGADWDRAASTAGVLEAAAVAGLDDPAKKEIAMRIVSSAENSSLDWRAQFGYIEDIKDGRGYTAGIIGFCSGTHDMVELVEAYTARKPGNVLAKYLPALRKVDGSASHQGLDPNYTKDWKTAARDRVFQEAQESERDRVYFNPAVRQAKADGLRALGQFIYYDAIVMHGNGDDPTSFGGIRERALAKAKPPAQGGDETAYLNAYLDARVWAMKQEAAHEDTSRVDTAQRVFLREKNFELTTPLNWKVYGESFSIR, translated from the coding sequence ATGAGGTTCGCTGTTTGGCAGAGTCGGCCGGTGGCCGTCGCCGTCGTGGTCGCACTCGGGTTCGGTGGGGCCGGGGCCAGCCCGGCCTTGGCCCAGGGGGTCGGGTCGGCGGGCGCCGACTGGGACCGGGCGGCTTCGACGGCGGGGGTCCTGGAGGCCGCGGCCGTTGCCGGGCTTGATGATCCGGCGAAGAAGGAGATCGCCATGAGGATCGTGTCCAGTGCCGAGAACTCTTCGTTGGACTGGCGTGCGCAGTTCGGCTACATCGAGGACATCAAGGACGGGCGCGGGTACACCGCGGGCATCATCGGGTTTTGTTCCGGGACGCACGACATGGTGGAGCTCGTCGAGGCCTACACCGCCCGCAAGCCCGGCAACGTGCTGGCCAAGTACCTGCCCGCACTGCGCAAGGTCGACGGCAGCGCCAGCCACCAGGGCTTGGACCCCAACTACACCAAGGACTGGAAGACCGCGGCCAGGGACAGGGTCTTCCAGGAGGCGCAGGAGTCCGAGCGGGACCGCGTGTACTTCAACCCGGCGGTCCGGCAGGCGAAGGCGGACGGGCTGCGCGCCCTCGGGCAGTTCATCTACTACGACGCCATCGTCATGCACGGCAACGGTGACGACCCGACCAGCTTCGGCGGCATCCGCGAGCGCGCCCTGGCCAAGGCCAAGCCCCCGGCCCAGGGCGGCGACGAGACCGCCTACCTCAACGCCTACCTGGACGCACGGGTGTGGGCCATGAAGCAGGAGGCCGCGCACGAGGACACCAGCCGCGTGGACACCGCGCAGCGGGTGTTCCTGCGCGAGAAGAACTTCGAGCTCACCACCCCGCTGAACTGGAAGGTCTACGGGGAGTCCTTCTCCATCCGGTGA